In a single window of the Rhodamnia argentea isolate NSW1041297 chromosome 2, ASM2092103v1, whole genome shotgun sequence genome:
- the LOC115752708 gene encoding uncharacterized protein LOC115752708 — MQPPSRPLRINLTELKAQIVKRIGVESSEQYFRYLNRLLSLKLSKAEFDKLCWKLLGKDNVRLHNQLIHAVLKNAHGKVPPPLLNNDRDLLGTNNGAIPLQNGNFIPFPTQRSPKGISEGLYGIVNFTTHLPTTENCRVSLEDQNPNCLALLKPVQHHQEAERDIGLPITNISRSGLVCARTKDQSKLTVSNFAKEVCDRHQVQAPLGISLCPARAGGAQRALALTSNIRCSSFHDEGGLLDTKTLRDRMQQVASAEGLEGVSMDCASLLNNGLDAYLKGLIRSCIEVMKTRCGGRLRKGSLHTNSFSKDKVVLPSNQFWLQNGSRPLELREEVKPPFVISMLDFKVSMELKPQHPEEDWPLLLEKICARALEGESIGV; from the coding sequence ATGCAACCACCAAGTCGGCCCTTGCGTATAAACCTAACTGAGTTGAAAGCGCAGATAGTCAAGAGAATCGGGGTGGAGAGTTCAGAGCAGTATTTTCGCTATTTGAACAGATTGTTGAGTTTGAAGTTGAGCAAGGCTGAGTTTGATAAGCTTTGCTGGAAGCTTCTTGGGAAAGACAATGTTAGACTCCATAATCAGCTCATACATGCAGTTTTAAAAAATGCTCATGGAAAAGTCCCTCCACCATTGCTAAATAATGATAGAGATCTCTTGGGTACCAACAATGGGGCCATACCCCTGCAGAATGGGAATTTTATTCCTTTTCCAACGCAAAGGTCGCCAAAGGGTATCTCTGAGGGCCTGTACGGGATAGTAAATTTCACCACTCATCTTCCAACGACTGAGAATTGTAGAGTCAGTTTGGAAGATCAGAATCCTAATTGTCTGGCTTTACTGAAGCCGGTGCAGCATCATCAAGAAGCAGAGAGAGACATTGGACTGCCAATTACGAATATATCAAGGAGTGGTTTAGTCTGTGCAAGAACCAAGGACCAGAGTAAGCTAACAGTTTCTAATTTTGCAAAAGAAGTATGCGACAGACATCAAGTCCAAGCTCCTCTGGGAATCTCACTCTGCCCTGCTAGGGCAGGTGGTGCCCAGAGAGCCTTAGCCCTCACGAGCAATATTAGATGTTCAAGCTTTCATGATGAAGGTGGACTGCTAGATACCAAGACATTGAGAGATCGCATGCAGCAGGTTGCTTCAGCTGAGGGGCTTGAAGGGGTGTCAATGGACTGCGCAAGTCTACTTAATAATGGATTAGATGCTTACTTAAAGGGGCTTATCAGGTCTTGCATTGAGGTGATGAAAACGAGATGTGGGGGTCGGTTGAGAAAAGGCAGTCTCCACACGAACAGCTTTTCGAAAGACAAAGTTGTCTTGCCGAGTAATCAATTTTGGCTACAAAATGGTAGTAGGCCTTTAGAACTTAGGGAGGAAGTGAAACCCCCTTTTGTTATATCAATGTTggacttcaaggtttctatggAGCTAAAGCCTCAGCATCCTGAGGAAGACTGGCCGTTGCTGCTAGAGAAAATATGCGCACGTGCATTAGAGGGCGAAAGTATCGGAGTTTAA
- the LOC115752722 gene encoding putative glucose-6-phosphate 1-epimerase has translation MSTAQKELVYVEHCKGVNGLDKVVLREVRGCSAEVYLYGGHVTSWKNEHGEELLFLSSKANFNPPKAIRGGIPICFPQFSNLGPLESHGFARNRFWSIDNDPPPFPINSSNKAFIDLILKHSEEDVKVWPHRYEYRLRITLGPGGDLMLTSRIRNMNTDGKPFSFTFAYHTYFAVTDISEVRVEGLETLDYLDNLKNRERFTEQGDAITFESEIDRIYLSTPTKIAILDHERKRTFVLRKDGLPDAVVWNPWDKKAKAMPDFGDDEYKHMLCVEAACIEKPITLKPGEEWKGRQELSAVPSSYCSGQLDPKRALQSG, from the exons ATGTCCACGGCCCAGAAGGAGCTCGTTTACGTCGAGCACTGCAAGGGCGTCAATGGCCTCGACAAGGTCGTCCTGAGAGAAGTCCGAGGCTGTTCCGCTGAG GTGTACCTTTATGGTGGCCATGTAACATCTTGGAAGAATGAACATGGGGAAGAATTGCTTTTTCTCAGTAGCAAG GCTAATTTTAATCCCCCAAAGGCAATCCGTGGAGGTATTCCAATCTGTTTTCCTCAA TTCTCAAATCTTGGCCCTCTCGAATCACACGGATTTGCAAGGAATAGGTTTTGGAGCATTGATAATGATCCCCCACCTTTTCCTATAAATAGCTCCAACAAGGCGTTCATTGATCTTATTCTAAAGCACTCAGAAGAAGATGTCAAGGTCTGGCCCCACAG GTATGAATATCGTCTGAGGATAACTCTGGGCCCTGGAGGAGATCTGATGTTAACTTCTCGCATCCGAAATATGAACACTGATGGAAAGCCATTCTCGTTCACATTTGCATACCACACCTATTTTGCTGTTACTGATATCAG TGAAGTGCGTGTTGAGGGACTAGAGACGCTGGACTATCTGGATAACCTGAAGAACAGGGAGCGATTCACGGAACAAGGGGATGCAATAACATTTGAATCAGAA ATTGACAGGATTTATCTCAGCACACCGACAAAGATTGCTATTTTGGATCACGAACGAAAGAGAACATTTGTCTTGCGGAAAGATGGACTTCCAGATGCCG TGGTATGGAACCCCTGGGATAAGAAAGCAAAAGCCATGCCTGATTTTGGGGATGATGAGTATAAGCATATGTTGTGTGTTGAGGCTGCTTGTATTGAGAAGCCCATCACATTGAAACCTGGTGAGGAGTGGAAAGGAAGACAGGAACTTTCCGCTGTACCGTCCAGTTATTGTAGCGGCCAACTTGACCCAAAAAGAGCATTGCAATCTGGTTAA